In Bacteroidales bacterium, a single genomic region encodes these proteins:
- the smpB gene encoding SsrA-binding protein SmpB, with protein MGLPKVNIRNKRASYEYFLVERYIAGIQLQGTEIKSIRYGKANLSDAYCVFIDNELFVRNLHISEYALGTHYNHTVKRDRKLLLNKKELKKLLIKINEKGFTIIPTRLFVNDRGLAKLEIALAKGKHTYDKRNTIKQKDIQRDTERERF; from the coding sequence ATGGGACTACCAAAAGTTAATATAAGAAACAAACGCGCCAGCTACGAATACTTTTTAGTCGAACGCTATATTGCAGGAATACAATTGCAAGGCACTGAGATAAAATCTATCCGTTACGGAAAAGCTAATCTCTCTGATGCCTACTGTGTATTTATTGATAACGAGCTGTTTGTACGCAATTTACATATCTCAGAATACGCTTTGGGAACTCATTATAATCATACTGTTAAACGAGATAGAAAACTATTACTCAATAAAAAAGAGTTAAAAAAACTACTCATAAAAATCAACGAAAAGGGATTTACTATCATTCCCACTAGATTATTTGTTAACGACAGAGGCTTGGCAAAATTGGAAATAGCATTAGCCAAAGGAAAGCACACTTACGATAAGAGAAATACAATTAAACAAAAAGATATCCAACGCGATACCGAAAGGGAACGTTTTTAA